One part of the Bacillota bacterium genome encodes these proteins:
- a CDS encoding copper amine oxidase — MRRLWSLLVLVLMLACTFTSLALAEPQRPISVLVDGLPVTFDVQPFIQNGRTLVPFRAIAEALNVKVTWDGKTRIVSATDGKTAVRLQIGNKTAYRNDAPVPLDVPPVILGERMLIPVRFFAEAFACNVDWDAPAGVVRIVSPPKEITVVGFYALGDSDTSSWANLFGRPYPETDTGNTDVISEIALGWYSLDKDGVLLTRSRTGWQRPDGWEDVLRAAGKFNLETEMVVHVTDGDGTVSSLLASEAAMTGAVRAITQEAKRYDGINLDFEGLGYQDTGEPLGLVQREFTAFVRLLSEQARASGLGLTLTLHAPNSAYKGYDYKALGDRADRIVVMAYDYGSKPEPVSLVAQAMEMAKALVPPEKLVLGISAPAETAESIPAKVGIVKRYGLGGIALWRLGVITDGMWKALRDTVRARRVASPE, encoded by the coding sequence ATGAGACGCTTATGGTCGTTGCTCGTTCTGGTCCTGATGTTGGCCTGCACCTTCACTTCATTGGCTCTGGCGGAGCCACAAAGGCCAATATCCGTTCTGGTTGACGGGTTGCCGGTTACATTCGACGTTCAGCCGTTCATTCAGAACGGTCGCACCCTGGTGCCGTTCCGCGCCATAGCGGAAGCGTTGAACGTCAAAGTCACCTGGGACGGCAAGACTCGGATTGTGAGTGCGACGGACGGCAAAACCGCTGTCCGCCTCCAAATCGGCAATAAGACTGCCTACCGCAATGACGCTCCCGTTCCCCTGGACGTGCCACCGGTGATTCTCGGAGAAAGGATGCTGATCCCGGTGCGGTTCTTCGCCGAAGCGTTCGCCTGTAACGTGGATTGGGATGCTCCCGCCGGCGTAGTGAGGATCGTCTCTCCCCCAAAAGAGATAACGGTGGTGGGCTTCTACGCCCTGGGTGACAGCGACACCAGCAGCTGGGCAAACCTGTTCGGCCGGCCATACCCGGAGACGGACACCGGAAACACTGACGTCATCAGCGAAATCGCGTTGGGATGGTATAGCCTCGATAAAGACGGCGTTCTCCTCACGCGAAGCAGGACCGGCTGGCAGCGTCCGGACGGGTGGGAGGACGTGCTTCGGGCCGCCGGGAAGTTCAACCTGGAGACGGAGATGGTAGTCCACGTCACGGACGGGGACGGGACCGTTTCTTCCCTGCTTGCCAGCGAGGCCGCCATGACCGGGGCGGTCCGGGCCATAACGCAAGAGGCGAAGAGATACGACGGGATCAACCTTGATTTCGAGGGCCTGGGTTATCAGGACACCGGTGAACCACTGGGACTGGTGCAGCGCGAGTTCACGGCTTTCGTTCGCCTCCTGTCCGAGCAGGCAAGAGCCTCCGGTCTTGGCCTTACTCTCACGCTGCACGCTCCGAACAGCGCCTATAAAGGCTATGACTACAAAGCGTTGGGAGATCGCGCCGACAGGATTGTCGTCATGGCCTACGACTACGGCTCGAAGCCGGAACCGGTCAGTCTCGTCGCGCAGGCAATGGAAATGGCGAAGGCGCTCGTCCCGCCAGAGAAGCTGGTGCTGGGGATTTCCGCGCCCGCTGAGACGGCTGAGAGCATACCGGCCAAGGTCGGCATTGTCAAGCGTTACGGCCTCGGCGGCATCGCCTTGTGGAGGCTGGGTGTGATCACCGACGGTATGTGGAAAGCGCTGAGAGACACCGTGCGAGCAAGAAGGGTGGCCTCGCCGGAGTGA